A genomic stretch from Candidatus Omnitrophota bacterium includes:
- the trpE gene encoding anthranilate synthase component I has protein sequence MIYPDKKTFLRLSKKGNLIPVYKNINADLDTPVSAYLKVADEPYSFLLESVEGREKIARFSFLGHGPALVIKLKDKKLWILDRRGGYKPQKAVKLENCDPLKEIKKISSRFKFVNLPGLPRYCGGFVGYLGYDTIGLFEPRLYEGIRKNRDDLKLPDMAFMLCDTVTVFDHANHQMKIVVNADLSAAGTRKAKLERYDDAVKTINRIEARLNKPLKAERKATISHKRLKVASNFSRKDFKEMVLKGKERIKEGDIIQVVLSQRLNARVYEKPLHIYRKLRRVNPSPYMYYLNLKDSIIIGSSPELLVRCENGLVETRPIAGTRPRGRDAQEDSRLEKELLQDKKELAEHLMLVDLGRNDLGRVCGYGKVKVKEFMRVEKYSHVMHIVSSVAGLLSPNKDIYDTISATFPAGTVSGSPKIRAMEIINELENLRRGPYAGAVAYFSFSGNLDSCIIIRTIIIKNKTAYIQAGAGIVADSVPEREYRETLNKARALIEAINA, from the coding sequence ATGATATATCCTGACAAGAAAACATTTTTAAGGTTGAGTAAGAAGGGTAACCTGATCCCGGTCTATAAGAACATAAACGCTGACCTGGATACGCCGGTTTCCGCGTATCTTAAGGTGGCGGATGAGCCGTATTCTTTTCTTCTGGAATCGGTTGAAGGCAGAGAGAAGATAGCCAGGTTCTCTTTTCTCGGTCACGGCCCCGCGCTGGTTATTAAGCTGAAAGACAAGAAATTATGGATTTTAGACAGGCGCGGAGGATACAAGCCGCAAAAAGCCGTCAAGCTTGAGAATTGCGATCCGCTTAAGGAGATCAAAAAGATAAGCAGCCGGTTTAAATTCGTAAATCTTCCCGGCCTCCCGCGGTATTGCGGCGGATTCGTGGGGTACCTAGGATACGATACCATAGGCCTGTTCGAGCCGCGCCTGTATGAAGGCATCAGGAAGAACAGGGACGACCTCAAGCTGCCGGATATGGCATTTATGCTCTGCGATACTGTTACGGTATTTGACCACGCCAACCACCAGATGAAAATAGTCGTCAACGCCGACCTTTCCGCGGCAGGCACTAGAAAGGCGAAATTGGAACGCTATGATGACGCCGTCAAAACGATAAACCGGATAGAGGCCCGCCTTAATAAGCCGCTTAAAGCGGAACGCAAAGCAACAATCAGCCATAAACGCCTTAAAGTAGCGTCTAATTTCTCCAGGAAAGATTTTAAAGAAATGGTTTTGAAGGGAAAAGAGCGCATAAAGGAAGGGGATATAATACAGGTTGTCCTGTCGCAGAGGCTTAATGCCCGTGTTTATGAGAAACCGTTACATATATACAGGAAGCTGCGCAGGGTTAATCCCTCTCCCTATATGTATTATCTTAATCTCAAGGATTCTATAATCATAGGCTCTTCTCCTGAACTACTCGTGCGCTGCGAGAACGGCCTGGTAGAAACGAGGCCTATCGCGGGGACAAGGCCGCGGGGCAGGGACGCTCAAGAGGACAGCCGGCTGGAAAAAGAGCTGCTTCAGGATAAAAAAGAGCTGGCAGAACATTTAATGCTTGTCGATCTTGGCCGCAATGACCTGGGCAGGGTATGCGGGTACGGCAAGGTAAAGGTTAAGGAATTTATGCGGGTGGAGAAATATTCTCACGTTATGCACATTGTCAGCAGCGTAGCAGGATTGCTTTCGCCAAATAAGGACATTTATGATACAATAAGCGCGACTTTCCCCGCGGGTACTGTGTCGGGCAGCCCTAAGATACGGGCGATGGAAATAATCAACGAATTGGAAAACCTCAGGCGCGGCCCGTACGCGGGGGCGGTGGCTTATTTCAGTTTTTCCGGCAACCTTGACAGCTGCATTATCATAAGGACGATAATAATAAAGAACAAAACGGCCTATATACAGGCAGGCGCGGGCATTGTCGCCGATTCCGTGCCGGAGCGTGAATATCGCGAGACGCTGAATAAGGCCAGGGCGCTTATTGAAGCGATTAACGCGTAA
- the rpsP gene encoding 30S ribosomal protein S16 — MSLMIRLRRIADTKGAHCFRVVAIAKERSRDGRNIEELGFYDPRSNPPVIKINRERIEHWIKNGAQLSNTVKDLMKKTKKGGK; from the coding sequence ATGTCGCTAATGATAAGATTGAGAAGGATAGCCGATACTAAGGGCGCGCATTGTTTCAGGGTAGTTGCCATAGCAAAGGAGCGCTCCAGGGACGGCAGGAACATTGAGGAATTGGGATTTTACGACCCCAGAAGCAATCCTCCCGTTATAAAGATCAACAGGGAGAGGATAGAGCACTGGATAAAGAACGGAGCCCAGTTAAGCAACACAGTCAAGGACCTTATGAAAAAGACGAAAAAAGGGGGTAAATAA
- the yajC gene encoding preprotein translocase subunit YajC — MQPAAQSAGLINFIPLILIFLVFYFLLIKPQKQKEKEHQKMIHGLERNNEVVTTGGVHGTIVGVKEKTFILRVDENVKIEIEKSAVASLLK; from the coding sequence ATGCAGCCGGCAGCCCAGTCAGCAGGATTGATCAATTTCATACCTTTAATTTTGATATTTCTGGTTTTCTATTTTCTGCTTATCAAGCCGCAGAAACAAAAGGAAAAGGAACACCAGAAGATGATACACGGCCTGGAAAGGAATAACGAGGTGGTCACGACAGGCGGTGTTCACGGGACCATAGTCGGCGTCAAAGAGAAAACATTCATACTCAGGGTGGATGAAAACGTAAAGATCGAAATAGAAAAATCGGCTGTGGCATCCCTGTTGAAATAA
- the secD gene encoding protein translocase subunit SecD, which translates to MKNKLLFRSVLIIAVLIISLYYTFPLGKRINLGLDLKGGMHLVLQVDTSKLSDKEKYDAVDRAIEVVRNRIDQFGVSEPVIQRQGENGIVVQLPGVTDRKRAIDLIGKTALLEFKLVSQDPEALKQAVEGNVAPEYELKYIKEDSRSEPLLLHKEAVIMGDALTTASAAFDSSRFGEPIVRIAFNPEGAKKFAQITKDNVGRQLAIVLDGNVQSAPRINEPIPSGEAVISGRFNVEKAQDLAIVLRVGALPAPMRIEEERTIGPLLGQDSVKSGIKASAIGGSIVLAFMIVYYLLSGLVASIALIFNLFIILGTLGLLPVILSNFSATLTLPGIAGIVLTLGMAVDANVLINERIREELRSGKSLRSSISSGYGKAFSAILDSNITTLIAAFFLFQFGTGPIRGFAVTLTIGLMASMFTAIVVTRHIFELLLLSPKFTSLRMLNFARDTKIDFIAKRKICYVVSAIVITAGLVSFAIKGKDAYGIDFSEGQIQEYAFKEPIAMEDLRSALISSGLQDASIQKFKDNPKVVMIRTKTDTSEAVSEIFGRKFPANTFEIMRIENVGPSVGKQLRGRAIWAILWAMAGILVYVGIRFKHFDFAIAGVIALLHDVFVAMGVLLLTGRQIDLLIVTALLTIAGYSINDTIVIYDRVRENARMLRKYTLRDLINLSVNQTMSRTILTSLLTLFVVLALFLYGGEVLHSFSFVLIVGFISGVYSTVFIASALVLAWNRRKTL; encoded by the coding sequence ATGAAAAATAAACTTTTATTCAGAAGCGTACTGATAATCGCGGTCCTGATCATCTCGCTGTATTATACATTCCCGCTTGGCAAAAGGATCAATCTCGGCCTTGACTTAAAGGGCGGGATGCACCTTGTCCTGCAGGTCGATACGTCAAAGTTAAGCGATAAGGAGAAATATGACGCGGTTGACCGCGCCATTGAGGTAGTCAGGAACAGGATAGACCAATTCGGCGTGAGCGAACCGGTTATCCAGCGGCAGGGAGAAAACGGCATCGTAGTCCAGCTTCCCGGCGTAACAGACAGGAAAAGAGCCATAGATCTGATCGGTAAGACGGCCCTGCTTGAGTTTAAGCTCGTATCGCAGGATCCCGAGGCGCTGAAGCAGGCGGTAGAAGGCAATGTAGCTCCGGAATATGAACTGAAATACATCAAGGAAGATTCGCGATCAGAACCGCTTTTACTGCATAAGGAGGCGGTCATTATGGGAGATGCCTTGACAACGGCATCGGCGGCATTTGATTCCAGCCGTTTTGGCGAGCCCATAGTCAGGATCGCCTTTAATCCCGAAGGGGCAAAGAAATTCGCCCAGATCACAAAGGACAACGTAGGCAGGCAGCTGGCAATAGTGCTTGACGGCAATGTCCAGTCGGCGCCGCGCATAAACGAACCTATCCCCTCCGGCGAGGCGGTCATAAGCGGCAGATTTAACGTTGAAAAGGCGCAGGACCTGGCAATAGTGCTTCGCGTCGGCGCCTTGCCCGCGCCGATGCGTATAGAGGAAGAGCGCACCATAGGGCCGCTTCTGGGGCAGGATTCCGTCAAGAGCGGAATAAAGGCGAGCGCGATAGGCGGATCCATTGTGCTCGCGTTTATGATAGTATATTATTTGCTCTCCGGCCTGGTTGCTTCCATTGCCTTGATCTTCAATCTTTTTATCATACTCGGCACGCTTGGCCTGCTTCCTGTCATCTTGAGCAATTTCTCAGCCACGCTTACGCTTCCCGGCATAGCCGGTATAGTACTCACCCTGGGTATGGCGGTAGATGCTAATGTGCTTATAAATGAAAGAATAAGAGAGGAATTGAGGTCGGGCAAATCCCTGAGGTCATCCATATCCTCCGGGTATGGCAAGGCATTCAGCGCTATTCTTGATTCCAATATAACCACGCTGATAGCGGCATTCTTTCTATTCCAGTTCGGCACAGGCCCTATAAGAGGATTCGCGGTAACGCTTACCATAGGCCTTATGGCAAGCATGTTTACCGCTATAGTGGTGACCAGGCACATCTTTGAACTGCTGCTTTTAAGCCCGAAATTCACATCCTTGCGCATGCTTAACTTCGCCAGAGACACAAAGATCGATTTTATCGCGAAGCGAAAGATTTGCTACGTTGTCTCCGCCATAGTAATAACCGCGGGACTGGTCAGCTTCGCGATAAAGGGCAAGGACGCCTACGGAATAGATTTTTCAGAGGGCCAGATCCAGGAATACGCCTTCAAAGAGCCGATAGCGATGGAGGACTTGAGGTCCGCCCTGATATCTTCGGGGCTGCAGGACGCGTCTATCCAGAAATTCAAAGATAACCCCAAAGTGGTTATGATACGCACAAAAACAGACACCTCCGAAGCCGTATCAGAAATATTCGGCAGGAAATTCCCCGCGAACACTTTTGAGATCATGCGCATTGAAAATGTCGGCCCTTCCGTGGGAAAACAGCTGAGAGGCAGGGCGATCTGGGCGATACTATGGGCTATGGCCGGCATACTGGTTTATGTAGGCATCAGGTTCAAGCATTTTGACTTTGCGATCGCGGGAGTCATCGCCTTGCTCCACGATGTCTTTGTCGCCATGGGCGTTCTCCTGCTTACCGGCAGGCAGATAGACCTTTTGATCGTCACGGCCCTGCTTACCATTGCCGGTTATTCCATAAATGATACGATAGTGATCTACGACAGGGTCAGGGAAAACGCGCGCATGTTGCGCAAATACACGCTTCGCGATCTGATAAACTTAAGCGTCAACCAGACGATGAGCCGTACCATACTTACTTCGCTGCTGACCTTATTCGTTGTCCTGGCGCTGTTTCTCTACGGCGGGGAGGTCCTGCACAGCTTTTCCTTTGTCTTGATCGTCGGCTTTATATCGGGGGTATATTCTACGGTTTTTATCGCGTCGGCGCTTGTGCTTGCCTGGAACAGAAGAAAGACCCTTTGA
- the mfd gene encoding transcription-repair coupling factor, which produces MFKSLKFHKGQEIETQAISGQLVDFGYKRRQSVDEEGDFSIRGHIIDLFPITFELPVRIELEINTISKIYTYAVSTGENIYEHDIIVVLPRKSERKANINIFSEDFPSSNFVDLSVGDYAVHVRHGIGIFKGKEKIKAAEGREEHLVIEYENKERLFVPMQEAHLVQKYLAFGSRRPRLNRLGSKEWLRIKQRAGKGIQKYALDLLHLESMRQLLKGFKFSRDTDWQERFEKTFPFEDTPDQITAAAETKKDMESEKPMDRLICGEVGYGKTEVAMRAAFKAVMDNKQVAMLVPTTILAEQHYYNFCSRLKEFPIRVEMLSRFKTGSQQRGITEGLKDGSVDIVVGTHRLLGDDIHFRDLGLVIIDEEQRFGVKAKEKLKTLRLSVDVLTLTATPIPRTLYMSLMGAKDMSQVNTPPKNRIPVATYVVEYDENLIRQAVLREKKRKGQAYFVHNQVYDIERTLERIKAILPGSIKAAYAHGQMPPKILEKVMLDFIKGGIDVLVCTSIIESGIDIPNVNTIIIDNAEAFGLADLHQLRGRVGRFNRRAYAYLLVSRAASLSGESKKRLAAIEQYSHLGSGFSIAMEDLEIRGAGNILGTEQHGFIMAVGFDLYCRLLRQAVANYKQIT; this is translated from the coding sequence ATGTTCAAATCTCTCAAGTTCCACAAAGGCCAGGAGATTGAAACTCAGGCGATCTCAGGGCAGCTGGTTGATTTCGGGTATAAGCGCCGGCAGTCCGTAGATGAAGAAGGCGACTTCTCCATACGCGGCCACATCATAGACCTGTTCCCCATTACATTTGAACTGCCCGTAAGGATCGAGCTGGAGATAAATACGATCAGCAAGATCTATACTTACGCCGTATCAACCGGAGAGAATATATATGAACACGATATCATAGTAGTCCTTCCCCGTAAATCAGAACGCAAAGCCAACATAAACATATTCAGCGAAGATTTTCCTTCTTCTAATTTCGTAGATCTAAGCGTGGGGGATTACGCCGTCCACGTGAGGCACGGCATCGGTATATTCAAAGGCAAAGAAAAGATCAAGGCCGCGGAAGGGCGCGAGGAACACCTGGTGATAGAATATGAAAATAAAGAGCGCTTGTTTGTCCCCATGCAGGAAGCGCACCTTGTGCAGAAATACCTTGCCTTCGGTTCAAGAAGGCCCAGGTTAAACCGGCTCGGCTCAAAGGAATGGCTCAGGATCAAACAAAGGGCCGGCAAAGGCATACAGAAATACGCGCTGGACCTGCTTCATCTTGAGTCCATGAGGCAGCTGCTTAAGGGATTTAAGTTCTCGCGAGATACCGACTGGCAGGAACGGTTTGAGAAGACATTCCCTTTTGAAGATACGCCTGACCAGATAACCGCGGCTGCCGAGACAAAGAAAGATATGGAGTCGGAGAAGCCGATGGACCGGCTCATATGCGGAGAGGTCGGCTATGGCAAAACAGAAGTGGCGATGCGCGCCGCCTTCAAGGCGGTTATGGACAATAAGCAGGTGGCGATGCTTGTGCCTACGACCATACTTGCCGAACAGCACTATTATAACTTCTGCTCACGCCTCAAAGAATTCCCCATAAGAGTTGAGATGCTCAGCCGCTTTAAGACCGGCTCCCAGCAGCGCGGCATAACAGAGGGCCTGAAAGACGGCTCTGTTGATATAGTGGTAGGAACGCACCGGCTCCTGGGAGACGATATACATTTCAGGGATTTGGGGCTGGTCATAATTGATGAAGAACAGCGTTTTGGCGTAAAGGCAAAAGAAAAGCTTAAGACATTGCGCCTTTCGGTAGATGTGTTGACCCTTACGGCAACTCCCATACCGCGCACGCTTTATATGAGCCTTATGGGGGCCAAGGATATGTCACAGGTTAATACCCCGCCAAAAAACCGTATCCCTGTGGCGACATATGTGGTAGAATATGATGAAAATCTGATAAGACAGGCGGTATTGAGGGAGAAAAAACGCAAAGGCCAGGCCTATTTTGTGCATAATCAGGTCTATGACATAGAGCGCACCTTGGAGAGAATAAAGGCAATACTACCCGGCAGCATAAAGGCTGCTTATGCTCACGGCCAGATGCCCCCGAAAATACTTGAAAAGGTAATGCTTGATTTCATAAAAGGCGGTATAGACGTGCTCGTATGCACCTCTATTATTGAATCGGGCATTGATATCCCCAACGTAAACACTATAATTATAGACAATGCCGAGGCGTTCGGACTGGCAGACCTGCATCAGCTTCGCGGCAGGGTAGGCAGGTTTAACAGGCGCGCCTACGCTTACCTTCTGGTCTCCAGGGCGGCGTCTTTAAGCGGCGAGTCAAAAAAGCGCCTCGCGGCGATAGAACAATATTCTCATCTCGGTTCAGGGTTCAGCATCGCCATGGAAGACCTTGAGATCAGGGGCGCGGGCAATATCCTGGGCACCGAGCAGCATGGTTTTATAATGGCGGTCGGCTTTGACCTTTATTGCCGCCTGTTAAGGCAGGCAGTCGCGAATTATAAGCAGATAACGTAA
- a CDS encoding peptidylprolyl isomerase, translated as MYNKTVFLILSFILLTSPVFAERIVAIVNDDIVTESELEGFIQFTELELSSRYEGKGLEEQMALVRKDALNTIIENKLILQQAKKEGAQVTKRALDKRVEEIKKRYPSEELFRMYLIQRGLTQSDIEERITAQMLIKGFMEMKFESNVHVSPAEITRYYKEHGDEIKKPQMRKVSALAIKDKDALYGALNRIRTGGGFKEAADGETASFIDMGIVSEKTLRKEFDELVFRPASPGITDHIEVDGVYYVFKIDEIMPEERLALDEAQPQIKAIISYNKVTNKIKSWLKEVKERSYIAIK; from the coding sequence ATGTATAACAAAACTGTATTTCTAATCTTAAGTTTTATCTTACTGACCTCTCCCGTATTCGCTGAGAGGATAGTGGCTATCGTAAACGATGATATCGTGACCGAGTCGGAATTAGAGGGCTTCATTCAATTTACTGAGCTTGAATTGTCCTCGCGCTATGAGGGAAAAGGCCTGGAGGAACAAATGGCGCTTGTGCGCAAGGACGCGCTCAATACGATAATTGAGAACAAGCTCATACTCCAGCAGGCAAAGAAAGAAGGCGCCCAGGTTACAAAGCGCGCGCTTGACAAACGCGTGGAAGAGATAAAAAAGAGGTATCCGTCTGAAGAGCTCTTCAGGATGTATCTGATCCAGCGCGGGCTGACGCAGTCGGATATTGAAGAGAGGATAACGGCTCAGATGCTTATAAAGGGCTTTATGGAAATGAAATTTGAGTCAAACGTGCACGTTTCTCCCGCGGAGATAACGCGTTATTATAAAGAGCACGGCGATGAAATAAAGAAGCCGCAAATGAGAAAGGTCTCGGCGCTGGCCATCAAAGACAAAGACGCGCTTTACGGCGCCCTTAACAGGATAAGAACAGGCGGCGGCTTTAAAGAGGCTGCCGATGGCGAAACGGCAAGCTTTATAGATATGGGTATTGTGAGCGAAAAAACGTTAAGAAAAGAATTCGACGAGCTGGTTTTCAGGCCCGCCTCACCGGGTATTACCGATCATATTGAAGTCGACGGCGTATATTACGTATTCAAAATAGATGAGATCATGCCTGAAGAGCGGCTGGCCCTGGATGAGGCGCAGCCGCAGATAAAGGCGATCATTTCGTATAACAAGGTCACCAATAAGATCAAATCCTGGTTGAAAGAAGTCAAGGAAAGATCGTATATCGCGATCAAATGA
- the pdxA gene encoding 4-hydroxythreonine-4-phosphate dehydrogenase PdxA: MRIKVGITIGDPSGIGPEVTVKALSSSSIDNSADFTIIGDKHAFTRAAGRSTLIERGNVDFIDLRNLNRKNFAFGKVSAEYGRASVEYINTAADLIKAGAIDCLVTAPVSKETINKAGYRFQGHTEYLAGLFGVKKFLMMLTAGPLRIGLVSRHIPLKQVAHKISRQDVIDTILFTHRALKQLFGIKSPAIFVCGLNPHASDAGLIGKEEITVIEPAVKAASKMAKGLKGPLPADSAVLLASRTKGSGLVAMYHDQALIPLKLIGENKGVNLTVGLPFVRTSPLHGTGFDIAGKNRADASSMIEAVKTAIKCARILKRG; encoded by the coding sequence ATGAGGATCAAAGTCGGTATCACGATCGGTGATCCTTCGGGTATAGGGCCCGAAGTAACGGTAAAGGCGTTGTCATCTTCTTCAATAGATAACTCCGCTGATTTTACGATCATAGGAGACAAACACGCCTTTACGCGCGCGGCAGGAAGGTCAACGCTCATAGAGCGCGGCAACGTTGATTTTATTGATTTAAGGAACCTGAACCGGAAAAATTTCGCTTTCGGCAAGGTGAGCGCGGAATACGGCCGCGCCTCAGTTGAGTATATCAATACCGCCGCGGATCTCATAAAAGCGGGCGCTATTGACTGCCTTGTAACCGCTCCTGTCAGCAAGGAAACTATTAACAAAGCAGGTTATAGATTCCAGGGCCACACAGAATACCTCGCGGGGCTTTTTGGGGTGAAAAAATTTCTTATGATGCTTACCGCGGGGCCTCTACGCATAGGCCTGGTAAGCCGTCATATCCCCCTAAAGCAGGTAGCGCATAAGATCAGCAGGCAAGATGTAATAGATACAATCCTGTTTACCCACCGGGCGCTTAAGCAACTGTTCGGTATTAAGAGTCCTGCAATCTTTGTCTGCGGCCTTAACCCGCACGCCTCTGACGCCGGCCTCATCGGCAAAGAAGAAATTACCGTTATAGAGCCGGCGGTAAAAGCCGCGTCAAAAATGGCAAAAGGCCTGAAAGGCCCGCTTCCGGCTGACAGCGCCGTGCTTCTGGCAAGCAGGACAAAGGGAAGCGGCCTGGTGGCGATGTATCACGACCAGGCATTGATACCGCTTAAGCTTATAGGCGAGAATAAAGGCGTTAATCTGACCGTGGGCCTGCCTTTTGTCAGGACGTCTCCGCTTCACGGCACCGGCTTTGATATCGCGGGAAAAAACAGGGCCGATGCCTCCTCAATGATCGAAGCCGTAAAAACCGCCATCAAATGCGCGCGTATCCTAAAAAGAGGTTAG
- the rsmA gene encoding 16S rRNA (adenine(1518)-N(6)/adenine(1519)-N(6))-dimethyltransferase RsmA produces the protein MRAYPKKRLGQNFLVEKNIRKKILDICSFKQGDTVLEIGAGRGEMTCLIAPLVKRLIAVEFDRDLCEGLKPRLKEFGNVELICGDILKVNIAGLGKGKRIKVFGNIPYYLTTPIIIHLVKHKKHISNVYLTVQKEFARRIVAKPGSKDYSSFSIYCGYYLMPRLDFVISRGCFYPVPKVDSAFLNIEVRRRPPCIAGNEEFFFKIVRAAFNQRRKTLKNSLKKIIDPVELSSILAKRGLRPDIRAEKLSIDDFAYISRKFLTQKKDIRIC, from the coding sequence ATGCGCGCGTATCCTAAAAAGAGGTTAGGCCAGAATTTCCTGGTTGAGAAGAATATCAGGAAAAAGATACTGGATATCTGTTCTTTTAAGCAGGGCGATACCGTATTGGAGATCGGCGCGGGCAGGGGAGAGATGACCTGTCTGATCGCGCCGCTGGTAAAACGGCTGATCGCCGTAGAGTTTGACAGAGATCTATGCGAAGGCCTGAAACCACGGCTGAAAGAATTCGGCAATGTTGAATTGATATGCGGCGATATCTTAAAAGTAAATATCGCCGGCCTGGGTAAGGGTAAACGCATAAAAGTATTCGGCAACATACCCTATTATCTCACCACCCCCATCATAATCCACCTTGTCAAACACAAGAAGCATATCAGTAATGTCTATTTGACCGTGCAAAAGGAATTCGCGCGGCGCATAGTCGCAAAACCCGGCTCAAAAGATTACAGCTCATTCAGTATTTACTGCGGTTATTACCTGATGCCGCGTCTTGACTTTGTTATCTCCAGGGGGTGTTTCTACCCTGTCCCTAAAGTAGATTCGGCGTTTTTGAATATTGAAGTAAGGAGAAGGCCTCCTTGCATAGCCGGCAATGAGGAGTTTTTCTTTAAAATTGTCAGAGCCGCCTTTAACCAGCGCAGGAAAACCCTGAAAAACTCCCTCAAGAAGATCATCGATCCCGTGGAACTATCTTCAATTCTGGCAAAACGCGGCCTGAGGCCGGATATAAGAGCCGAGAAGTTAAGCATAGACGATTTCGCCTATATAAGCAGGAAATTTTTGACCCAGAAAAAAGATATACGAATATGTTGA
- a CDS encoding GuaB3 family IMP dehydrogenase-related protein, which yields MGEWIGINKRARKCYGFDDVALVPGMVTVNPNEVDASLKIAGKTYKIPIMAAAMDGVVDVKFAVEMSRLGGLAVLNLDGVQTRYEKPDEILNKIAKASVEEATHLVQSLYLEPVKEKLIGERVKDIKKQKGTALVSCIPANAERFAKIAQEAGADFFVVQSTVTSTRHMAREYKALDLHKFCKETKIPVIIGNCVTYEVTLELLETGAAGLLVGIGPGAACTTRGVLGIGVPQVTATLDCAAARDFHYKRTGNYIPVITDGGMRIGGEICKAFAAGADAVMVGSAFAKAKEAPGRGFHWGMATSNVNLPRGTRVKVGTTGTLEEILFGPAKVDDGSQNLMGALKTSMGSLGAASVKQMHDVEIIIAPSIQTEGKIFQVGQRVGMGK from the coding sequence ATGGGCGAGTGGATTGGCATTAACAAGCGGGCAAGGAAATGTTACGGGTTTGATGATGTGGCGCTGGTGCCGGGCATGGTTACGGTCAACCCGAATGAGGTAGACGCGTCTCTTAAGATCGCCGGAAAGACATATAAGATCCCGATCATGGCGGCGGCAATGGACGGCGTGGTTGATGTGAAATTCGCGGTTGAAATGTCGCGGCTGGGCGGCCTGGCCGTCCTTAATCTTGACGGCGTGCAGACCCGCTATGAGAAGCCCGATGAGATCTTAAATAAGATCGCCAAGGCCTCCGTTGAAGAGGCGACGCATCTTGTCCAGAGTTTATATCTTGAGCCGGTAAAAGAAAAACTCATAGGCGAGCGCGTTAAAGACATAAAAAAGCAGAAAGGCACGGCCCTGGTAAGCTGCATACCCGCTAACGCGGAGCGTTTCGCGAAGATCGCGCAGGAGGCGGGCGCGGATTTCTTTGTGGTCCAATCCACAGTTACGAGCACGCGGCATATGGCCAGGGAATACAAGGCGCTTGACCTGCATAAGTTCTGTAAAGAAACGAAGATCCCCGTCATTATCGGCAACTGCGTAACATACGAGGTAACATTAGAGCTGCTTGAGACCGGCGCTGCCGGCCTGCTTGTAGGCATAGGGCCGGGCGCTGCCTGCACCACAAGAGGCGTGTTAGGCATAGGCGTGCCTCAGGTAACTGCCACGTTAGATTGCGCCGCCGCGAGGGATTTCCATTATAAGAGGACAGGCAATTATATACCTGTTATTACTGACGGCGGAATGAGGATAGGCGGAGAGATCTGCAAGGCGTTTGCCGCCGGAGCCGACGCCGTGATGGTAGGGTCGGCGTTTGCCAAGGCAAAAGAGGCGCCGGGCAGGGGCTTCCACTGGGGCATGGCAACTTCAAACGTGAACCTGCCGCGCGGTACCCGCGTAAAAGTAGGGACCACCGGAACACTTGAAGAGATACTGTTCGGACCTGCCAAGGTTGATGACGGCTCACAAAACCTGATGGGAGCGCTTAAGACATCAATGGGTTCGTTAGGGGCCGCCAGCGTAAAACAGATGCACGACGTAGAGATCATAATCGCGCCTTCCATACAGACGGAAGGAAAGATATTTCAGGTAGGCCAGAGAGTGGGGATGGGCAAATGA